CGGCGACCCGAACGATGTTCGGGTGGACGAAGTAGAGGCCGTGGTCGTCGTCGCCGTCCGCCAGGAGGAGCGGATCGTACTGCCCGAGGACGTGTCTGGCGAGAAACGAGAGGACGAACGCCATGGTCCCCGTGTTGACGACGCGCGTCACGCCCGGGAGCACCGTCGCGCCGTGCTCCTCGATGGGGTGCATCACCCGCTCGAACGTCCGGATGTTGGCGTCGATCCAGTGGTGGCGGTTCTGTATCTCGATCGTCCGCGGGAGGTCGAACTCGACCTCGCCCACCGACTGGAGCCGCGTCCGTGCGTCCCTGACGTCGGCGGCGTACCCTTCCCGCTCCGCCGCCGTGAGCGCGAGCGACCCGGCCTCGGTCGAGACCTGCGCGGCCTCGGCGACGGCCTCCCAGTCGATGGCTCCCGTGCCGTCGCCGGTCGATTCCGCGACCGCCCGAACGCTCCGAAACAAGTTCATGCGGTTCAGTCGGTGAGCGAGCGACAAAACCCTTCGGCCCGGGTTGTCGGCGACGTTCGCGTGGATCCGACCGGCGTCCACGTGGACGCGACGGACCGTCCGAACGGCTGAATCCGTCCGTGATTGGAGCGAACACCGAGTGGACGCGGCGTGTCGCCAGGGCGATGTACCCTCGCCACGCTCGCGCCCGAACCCGATCCACTGACACCCACACGCTCATCCCCGTCGGAGCCAATGCGAACCCATGCACGTCGATCACGTCGCCTTCGGCTGGGACGACCTCGACACGGTCCGGGCTGCGCTCGATGCGGTCGGGCTCCCGTTCGACGAGGGTGGGACCCACGCCGACGGCACGACACACATGGCGTTGACCGGCCTTCCGGACGGCTCGTACCTGGAGTACATCGCACCGACCCCGGGGACGAACCCCGAAGCCGCGGGGTTTTGGCCCGCGGCGCTCGCCGCCCGCGCCGGCCCCGCGGCGTGGTGCGTCCGCGTCGACGACGTCGTCGCCGAGACGAAACGAGCGATCGACGCCGGCTTCGCGGTCGAGGGGCCGCTGCACGGCGGCCGCGACCGACCCGACGGCCGGCGCGTCGAGTGGGACCAGACGTTCGAGCGCGTCGACGCTCCCGACAGGTGGCTGTTCCCGTTCCCTCTCGTCGACCGCACGCCCCGGTCGTGGCGCGTCTCCGAAACGGACGGAGTGACGCCGCTTTCGGGCGTCGACACGGTCGTCCTCGGCGTCGCCGACGTCGACGACGCGGCGGCGCTCCTTGATCGTCGGTACCGGATCCCCGCACCCGTCCTGGCCGAAACCGACGCCGTCGCCGGCGACGTTACCGACGTCCCCGGCGCGCCGATCGCACTCACAGCGGCCGGTGACGCGCGACTCGCTCGGGTCGGGGAACGACCTGCGGCCGTCCTCCTCGGGACCGACGACCTAGCGGCGGCGCGGACGGCGTACGAGCTCACCGACCCCGTCGCGTGGGGCGCTCGCCGGGCGGCGTGGTTCGATCGCGACCTCTTCCGGGGGCGGGTCGGCGTAATCGAGTGAGCCGGGTTGCTCCCCCTTCCCGCGCACCTTCGACGCAGAGACCGCCGTCGTCGGATCGACGGGCCGACACGGATGGCTCTCGGCGACTAGGGGGCGGAGGAAACGTGACGGCCGAAAACGGAGTTAGACTTCCTCGAACTCGTCCAGCGCGTACACCTGATCGGTGCCGCGGCGGTCGAGCGTCTCGTTGGCGAGCAGCCAGTACACCACGCTCAGCGCTCGCCGCCCCTTGTTGTTCGTCGGGACGACGAGGTCGACGTTCGAGGTCTGGTTGTTCGAGTCGCACATCGCGATGACCGGGATGCCCACGGTGATCGCCTCTTTCACCGCTTGGGCGTCACCGATCGGGTCGGTCACCACGACGACATCCGGTTCGATGTAGCCGGCGTAGTCGGGGTTCGTCAGCGTCCCCGGGATGAACCGCCCCGTTCTCGCTCTGGCACCGACGGCGTCGGCGAACTTCTCGGCGGGGAACCGGCCGTACTGCCGCGAGGAGGTGACGAGCATCTGCTCGGGCGCGTAGTTAGCGAGGAAGTCCGCCGCCACGCGGATGCGATCGTCGGTCTGGCTCACGTCGAGCACGTAGAGCCCGTCGTCGCGGACGCGGTGGATGAACCGCTCCATGTCCTTCGTCTTCTGCTGGGTCCCGATGTGGACCCCCGCGGAGAGGTAGTCCTCGACGGGGATGAGGAGGTCGGCCTCCTCGTCCGGCATGACGTCCTCGTCGAACGCCGGCCCGGCGGCCTCCTCCTCTTCGGCGTCGGCCTCGTCGGGCGCTGTCTCGGGTTCCGGTTCGGCCTCGACCTCGGCGGCCTCGGCGGGCGGTTCGGCTTCTCCTTCGGTCTCGGTCTCGACGGCGGCGGCCTCGTCGGCCCCCTCGTCGACGATCTCGACCGCGTCGTTGTCGTTGTCGCTCATACTGCGTCGTCTGCGATTCTGATGAGTTCGTTCAGCTTGGCTGTTCGCTCGCCCTGCACCGTGCCGGTCTTGATGAACGGCGCGTCGGTGGCGACGGCGAGGTGTGCGATGGTGGTGTCTTCGGTCTCGCCCGAGCGGTGGGAGATGACCGAGTCGTAGCCGTGCTCGGTCGCGAGTTCGATGGCGTCGAACGCGTCCGTGAGCGAACCGATCTGGTTCGGCTTGATGAGGATGGAGTTGCCGGCACCCTGGTCGATGCCGTCCTGGAGGCGCGACGTGTTCGTCACGAACAGGTCGTCGCCGCAGATGAGCGTCCGGTCGCCCACCCGCTCGGTCAGGGCGGCGAACCCCTCGTAGTCGTTCTCGTCGAGGGGGTCTTCCACGTACGCGAGGTCGTATTCGTCGACCATCTCGGCGATGTAGTCGATCATCTCCGCCGTGGACTTGACCTCGTCGCCGAAGTCGTACCCCTCGTCGGTGTGCAACTCGGAGGCGGCGACGTCGAGGCCGAACTTGATCTCGAAGCCGAGGTCGTCGGCGACGGCGTCGACCGCCTCCTCCATGACCTCGAACGCCTCCGCGTCCGAAACGGGCGGGGCCCACGCACCCTCGTCACCCTTCGCGGCGGGGATGCCCCGCTCGTCGAGGGCGTCGGAGGCGGCGGCGTGGACCTGCGCGTTCGCGAAGACGGCCTCCTCGACGGAGGGAGCGCCGACGGGCGCGGCGAGGAACTCCTGGATGTGGGTCGCCTCCTTGGCGTGTTCCCCGCCCCCGATGACGTTCCCGAGGGGGATGGGGAAGTTGTCGCCGCGGAAGGCACCGCCGAGATGCTGGTACAGCGGCAGGCCGAGCGTGTCCGCACCGGCCTTCGCGGCCGCCATCGAGATGGCCACCGCGGAGTTGGCACCGATCTCCGAGAAGTTCTCCGTGCCGTCCGCAGCGCGGAGCGTAGTGTCGACTTCGCGCTGGTCGCCGGCGTACACCTCGCCCTCCAGTCTGGGAATGGCGAGCCGGCGTGCGGCCGCGATGGCTTCCGACGGCGGGAGTTCGATGGCCTCGTACTCGCCGGTGCTCGCCCCCGAGGGGGCTGCGGCACGGCCGAAGCCACCGGAGTCGGTGAGTACGTCGGCTTCGACGGTCGGGTTCCCGCGCGAGTCGAGCACGCGACGCAGCGAGATGGAGCTGATTCGGGTCATGCGCCGTCTCCATGTGCGATAGGCACCCTCATGTCAGTTCCCCTCCCGTCGCACTGTGAAGGGGAGCACGCCCGCGTCGTACTCCTCGGCGGCGATGAGGATCGGCTCCGACTGGTCGGAGTCGATGAGCACGGGCGCGCCGTACGACACCTGCAGGGCTCGCGCCCCGAGGATGCGGGCCTTCTCGTAGCGGTTGTAGCGCTGCTTCATTGGTACGGTGCGACCACGTCGACGAGGTCCTTGTGCGAGACGATCATGCGACGGCAGCAGTGGCGGTGAACCCCGAGGTCGTCGAGGACCTCGGCCGGGTCTTCACCCACTTCGGTGCGCGTCGTGAACTCGTCCCAGTGTTCACCGATGACGTTGCCGCACGTGAAACACCGGACGGGAATCATCATGGCGAGATCACCTAGCGGTAAGACTTCTGGTAGCGGGCACGCGCGCCGGGTCCGCCCCACTTCTTGGGTTCGGACTGGCGGACGTCGTTCACCAGCAGCGATCGGTCGAACTCCATGAACGCGTCGCGGAGTTCGGCGTCGTTGAGGTGCTGGACGATGCCGCGCGCGATGGCCGTCCGGACGGCGTCGGCCTGCCCGCTCACGCCGCCGCCGGAGACGGCGATGTCGAGGTCGACCTGCGAGCGGAGGTCCTCGCCGGCGATGCGGAACGGCTCCAGCATCTTCAGGCGGGCCATCTCCGGCTCGACCAGTTCGACCGGTCGAGAGTTGATGCGCACGCGACCCTCGCCGTCGCGCACGGTGGCGCGGGCGACGGCCGTCTTCTTCTTTCCTGAGGTGTTCGTTACCATGTGACGTTCGCTCCCAGCTTCTCGCTCACGTCGCCGAGCGAGATGAACTTGATATTCGACAGGCGATCCAGCGACGTATCTTCGAGCAGTTCGCCCTCGTCGTCGTAGGGGTTGCCGACGTACACCCGGACGCGGTCCAGCGCCTCGCGGCCCCGCGGCTTCTTGTACGGCAGCATCCCGCGGACGGCGCGCTTGAAGATCCGGTCGGGCCGCTTCGGGTAGTACGGCCCTCTGTCGGAACCGACCTCGACACGCTTGCGGTAGACGCTCATCACGTCCGACTCCGAGCCGGTGATGACAGCGTGCTCGACGTTGACCACGGCGACTCGCTCGCCGGCGAGGGCCTTCTGTGCGATCTCGCTCGCGACGCGGCCGAGGATGCAGTCGCGGGCGTCGATGACGACGTCCGCGTCGAACTCGGCGGCGTTCATCGGATCACCCGTACGTTCGATCCGTCGGGGTTCTGTTCGGCGATCTGTTCTAACGTCACGGCGTCGCCCACCTGCTCGATCTTCTTCTGCGCTGTCGAGGAGAAGTCGACGGCGGCGACGGTGACGTTCTTCTGCAGCACACCACTGCCCAGCACCTTGCCGGGGACGACGACGGTCTCGTCCTCGCGGGCGTACCGTTCGATGCGTCCGAGGTTGACCTCTGCGTGGGTGCGCCGTGGCTTTTCGAGGCGGTCGGCGACGTCGGCCCAGACCGGGGAGCCGGAGTCGCGGGAGACCGCCTTCAGCTCGGCGATGAGACTGTTCAGTCTCGGATTCGTCTTACTCATGTTCTGTGACTCCAGTGAGGAGAAATCGGAGAGTACAGGGAGCAGGATTTGAACCACCGCGAGACGCGCTGCGCCTCGCGGGGGGCAAACCTGTCCGCTCGGGTTTTCACAGCTC
This Salinigranum marinum DNA region includes the following protein-coding sequences:
- the rpsB gene encoding 30S ribosomal protein S2, coding for MSDNDNDAVEIVDEGADEAAAVETETEGEAEPPAEAAEVEAEPEPETAPDEADAEEEEAAGPAFDEDVMPDEEADLLIPVEDYLSAGVHIGTQQKTKDMERFIHRVRDDGLYVLDVSQTDDRIRVAADFLANYAPEQMLVTSSRQYGRFPAEKFADAVGARARTGRFIPGTLTNPDYAGYIEPDVVVVTDPIGDAQAVKEAITVGIPVIAMCDSNNQTSNVDLVVPTNNKGRRALSVVYWLLANETLDRRGTDQVYALDEFEEV
- a CDS encoding VOC family protein, producing the protein MHVDHVAFGWDDLDTVRAALDAVGLPFDEGGTHADGTTHMALTGLPDGSYLEYIAPTPGTNPEAAGFWPAALAARAGPAAWCVRVDDVVAETKRAIDAGFAVEGPLHGGRDRPDGRRVEWDQTFERVDAPDRWLFPFPLVDRTPRSWRVSETDGVTPLSGVDTVVLGVADVDDAAALLDRRYRIPAPVLAETDAVAGDVTDVPGAPIALTAAGDARLARVGERPAAVLLGTDDLAAARTAYELTDPVAWGARRAAWFDRDLFRGRVGVIE
- a CDS encoding 50S ribosomal protein L18e; translation: MSKTNPRLNSLIAELKAVSRDSGSPVWADVADRLEKPRRTHAEVNLGRIERYAREDETVVVPGKVLGSGVLQKNVTVAAVDFSSTAQKKIEQVGDAVTLEQIAEQNPDGSNVRVIR
- a CDS encoding DNA-directed RNA polymerase subunit N: MMIPVRCFTCGNVIGEHWDEFTTRTEVGEDPAEVLDDLGVHRHCCRRMIVSHKDLVDVVAPYQ
- a CDS encoding 30S ribosomal protein S9 is translated as MVTNTSGKKKTAVARATVRDGEGRVRINSRPVELVEPEMARLKMLEPFRIAGEDLRSQVDLDIAVSGGGVSGQADAVRTAIARGIVQHLNDAELRDAFMEFDRSLLVNDVRQSEPKKWGGPGARARYQKSYR
- a CDS encoding 50S ribosomal protein L13; this translates as MNAAEFDADVVIDARDCILGRVASEIAQKALAGERVAVVNVEHAVITGSESDVMSVYRKRVEVGSDRGPYYPKRPDRIFKRAVRGMLPYKKPRGREALDRVRVYVGNPYDDEGELLEDTSLDRLSNIKFISLGDVSEKLGANVTW
- a CDS encoding DNA-directed RNA polymerase subunit K; the encoded protein is MKQRYNRYEKARILGARALQVSYGAPVLIDSDQSEPILIAAEEYDAGVLPFTVRREGN
- the eno gene encoding phosphopyruvate hydratase, whose amino-acid sequence is MTRISSISLRRVLDSRGNPTVEADVLTDSGGFGRAAAPSGASTGEYEAIELPPSEAIAAARRLAIPRLEGEVYAGDQREVDTTLRAADGTENFSEIGANSAVAISMAAAKAGADTLGLPLYQHLGGAFRGDNFPIPLGNVIGGGEHAKEATHIQEFLAAPVGAPSVEEAVFANAQVHAAASDALDERGIPAAKGDEGAWAPPVSDAEAFEVMEEAVDAVADDLGFEIKFGLDVAASELHTDEGYDFGDEVKSTAEMIDYIAEMVDEYDLAYVEDPLDENDYEGFAALTERVGDRTLICGDDLFVTNTSRLQDGIDQGAGNSILIKPNQIGSLTDAFDAIELATEHGYDSVISHRSGETEDTTIAHLAVATDAPFIKTGTVQGERTAKLNELIRIADDAV